A genomic region of Choristoneura fumiferana chromosome 15, NRCan_CFum_1, whole genome shotgun sequence contains the following coding sequences:
- the LOC141435887 gene encoding probable cytochrome P450 49a1 — protein MRSQIRVVQWPIKTYCRQVTTSTRCHQASEGPLDNTKLPTCPVHGSRARSTHAALDPSVFETVTPSSIRPWEEVPGPKPLPLLGNTWRFAPFIGK, from the exons ATGAGGAGTCAGATTCGCGTGGTTCAGTGGCCCATCAAGACCTACTGCCGGCAGGTCACCACCAGCACGAGGTGCCATCAGGCTTCTGAAGGACCTTTGgata ATACCAAACTCCCGACGTGCCCGGTCCACGGCAGCCGCGCCCGCTCCACGCACGCCGCCCTCGACCCCTCAGTCTTTGAGACTGTTACCCCTTCTTCCATCAGGCCCTGGGAAGAAGTTCCAGGCCCGAAGCCGCTACCACTTCTTGGGAATACCTGGCGATTTGCTCCTTTTATTGgtaagtaa